The DNA sequence acgctggaaacactcgtgttggtctgtagggtcagtcatcagtccatgaagtagccagagtgacgtactcgtgtatatgagccattcattccgtgggtgtaagggcccaatggaggcttgaagcggggatgttacatAATTGATACATCTAAAGTTTTTTGCTTAAATGATTTCATCTGCATATATTCATTTAAATAAATCTTTTATTtgtacaaaagaaataaaccaagagaaaaatattgttttatatGTTACCCAAATATCCTTTTTATAGGGCTAATTAAATGATGAGTTTATTGCGATGAAGGTCATTTTGCTAgttcaaaatcataaaaaacaaaaaagaaaaaaaaattataataatgaaattgcaattgaaaagaagatgaaaaatTTACCAAtacttcaaattttatttcttaatttGATGAACCACCAAAGAGTTTATTGTAATTATTAATGACAGAGTAGTAGAATCAAGAACCAAGGCTTTATTCAGTAATAAAATCATCATGTGGATGATCATCAACATAAGTGGACTCACACTTGTATAAAAATCCATGACTGCCTGCATACATATTTCACATTGATGATCAGcttttcctatttatatatCACAAGAtatattcaataaaattttaatgtctCTTTCTAgctaaaaagaaacaaaaagaaaaaaatccaataacaatctaaaagaaaaacaatttgATTGTTAATGTATAATTCTCTTTTTATTCACAACTTAGATTTATATATGTATCACTTTATATATAGGACAAAAGTCATAACTAAAATCTTGTACAACAATTATAGAATATTTGGAAACTTAAAAACATTGTGCTTAAATATTACCTTTGTAGAAACCAGTGAAAAAtcagagaagaaaaaaagatgAAGAATTGCAGTATAGATGGAGGTATAAGACCATCTAAGCGATTGAAtagtaatttatattttagggtTTAATATATTGCGATTGAATGGGTAATTTATATTTAAGTgtttaaaccaagaaatgccgttagatagacacttttaatatataaagatatatataatttttttttcaataatatacacatatataatttaaaaatatgaaacatgaaagtttgttttaataattatatatataaactttcTATTCGAAGATTGAGAACAATCTTATTCTGCATTAGTATagctaataaaaaattagattgTATTATTCTGTGAAGAATCAAATCCGTAAATGTGAAGTTTTTTTGTCCCTTTCAAACGACAATGAATAATTTTTTACCGAGAATCTTCATCCAAATATATAGAACTCCACTATTTAAGTTTTATGATTCAATAGCAACTTTCATTTGGGAAAATCAACGTTCCATAACGAATAATAAGACATACGTAAAGGAAAAGTTAAAAGAACGAAGCTGGCAACGTATTATTGATATGGAAAGATTGTCTTGGCCAGGGAGTACTCATACTTTTCAACCCTGCTACTTCGTCCAAATTAACAAAAAAGATCTATATATTCTTGTTGTTGCATATATTTACGTACAGATCAGCAACTAATCTTGAAtattacatatacatataaaaaaagttGAATCGTACAAAAATTAACTATAGAGACGTCTAATTTAGAAAATACAGTTGAGAATTAATTGTGTCAAACCAGTACTATCGAGGATAGATTTCAGTGATCATGGATCTATCATTAGTAGAGCCTTGAGTTGAACTAGCCATAGATTCATAAAACTGTTGCTCACCACTAGTTGTTGTTGTGCTTGATTGTGTTCTATTACGATGAGAAAGGACTGCTGGTTGTTGAGGTGGTGGAAGTATAGCAGAGTAGCTGTTAAGCATGAGAACTATTGTTGCCATGGTGGGTCTATGAACAGGATTTTCTTGAACACATAATAACCCCATATGAATGCATCTAATCACTTCATTTTTTGAGTAGGAATTTCTTAGTGTAGGATCCAACAATTCCAAAAAAGTCCCTTCTTTCCAAAGCTCCCAAGCCTTCAGAGTGCAGAGTATTACACAATAAATCAGATATTAATTAACATATGAGATTACCTTAAAagttattcttatatatataatttaggtGAATGCCACTTACATAACTTAAGAGGTCTCCACTACCGGATGATTCATCGGAAAAATTGTTTCTCTTGCCACTGAGAATTTCTAGAACCAACACGCCAAAGCTGAACACATCCGACTTAAAAGAAAATTTCCCATGCATGGCGTACTCCGGAGACATATAACCACTACAAAAATagcataattaatatttataattcataatgatgaacaatatataaatataagatTAATATAATAGATAGGCTTTATTTATAACTTACTAAGTTCCAACAATACGATTGGTACTTCCATGTGTTTGGTCAACAACAAAAACTTTTGCTAAACCAAAATCTGAAATCTTAGGATTCATATGATCATCTAATAAAACGTTGCTAGCTTTTAAATCACGATGTATAATTTTTAGTCTAGAATCTTCATGAAGATAAAGAATTCCTCTGGCAACGCCTGTTATAATCTTGTACCGCGTTGTCCAATCTAACATGTTTTTCTTTTCCTGATCTGTATGTGTAATATACATTTGAATCCATTAGAAACGAAATTTAAGAGTAAATTGATCAAAATTCATCCAACCTTAGGAGAACATTCAGTAAATTGTGTACTACTTTAACAAGTCATCAGAAGCAATATTAGAATTCAAGTACCATTCTTCTAGTTAGCAGAAACATAAAAATGAACAAAGAGTAATTCACAGACTAAGTATAATGATCGGCCATACCGAATAGAAAGAAATCAAGACTTTTATTGGGTACATATTCGTAGACCAAAATTTTTTCTTGTCCTTCCAAGCAAAATCCTATTAGCCTAGCTAGATTTCTGTGTTGAAGCTTGGTCATCAAAAGGGCTTCATTCTTAAACTGTTCATCGGCTCCTTTTCCCATATTTCCAGTAAGTCTTTTCACGGCAATTTCATGACCATTAGGGAGGGTACCCTGAAAATAAAATTCGGTGGGATAAGAACTACAAATATATAAGGCTTATAAATTATACAATTGAAAAATTCATCATAATATTTCAACCTTGTAAACTGCACCAAATCCACCTCTTCCTATCTTATTTTCATCCAAGAAGTTATTAGTGGCAGTCCTAATTTCCTCCAAAGAAAACTGAAAAGTGTCGCCTCCTGAAATTTCTTCCCTAACTACATTCCAGATATAAAACTATTAAAGCTCTAGCCTCTAGCTATTacactttttttctttgaaaaaaccAAAAATGAATATGAAACATTCCTCAATCAATGGTCAAAATAAAATGAACAAAGCACTCAgatgataaaataattttaatttgaaaaaatgaaTTCTTTTTACCACTGTCTTGCCGAACAGAGAGGTATTTCTTTATCTTCGTGACTTTCCTATTACGGAGGTAGAAAAAGCCAATCAAGAAGGCCACAATAGCCACACTAATTGGGAGAACAATAACAATAATTGTAATGGTtgaacctttttctttttcttttgctgCTGGACAAAATATAATCTTATGGATTTTGTTAGTatttcttttagtttttaaGATAACAAAACGTATTaccaaataaattaaaaatgacTACCTGGTGGTGGAATTGGAGTGACAGAAATTGAATTGTAGAAGGGGTAGAGCTCGAATCTAATGATGCAGCTGGGCAAGTAAACAGCCCCACCTCGTCTGCCGCCACAGCACCCTGGTATGAAACCAATGGCGCTAAGCAAACACGTGTTGCAAAAAGAGGTTGGTGCATCTGATGAGCATTGTGCTAAGCTGTACAAAGTCTGCGAACTCGTGAAGTTCTCTTCCTCCGTCGCGTACTTCTTAGCCGACTCGGAACTAACGGCTTGGTCCGCCACTTTATTCAGAACATCTCCCAACAATTGGTTGAAGCGCTCCGCTTCCGTCACATTCTGCACATTAGACAACGGTAACGCGGGCACGAGACCCGGCGATACTGAAGATCCGTCCTGGTACCGTATCCAGCACTCGTCGAACCAGATTATGGCTCCCTTTTCTAGTGGGCACCGCTTAAGTGCTTCTGTAGAAGCGTTTCTGACGCATTCTTGGCATACAGTAGCATTTATGTCTAAGCGGCATTGAAAATAGCCGGTAGAAGCGTCAGGAGTGTCTCTTGCGACGGTTGTTTGGTAGAAATCACCATCGTTGGTGGCGTTGGTGGTGAGATAGGAGAAGAGAAGATTGAGATTGTTGAGGTAGGTACTGTTTTGGGTTAAAGTACTACCAGTCGAAGAATTTGAGCATGCGTGAGCGCGAAAAGTTGTTGTCGACTCTCCGATATGGATAAGAGAACTCGAACAGAGGGCGTGAGCCAAGATTACATAGAAAAACTTGGGACAAAATATTTTCATCACTTTTCCTCAAGAAGAAagtaataaaattaagaaaaaaaaaagaagaaagtaaTAAAAATCGCTCAAAGTGTATGTTGATCTAATTTTGATTCTGATTGGAGTTGAAGAGAAGCAGTTGATAATtgaatttttaactttaataagCTGAGTCATCCGATGACCCAAAGTCATTAAAGATATTTTGTCCCATCCACTTACGCAGAATGCCAGATGGAAAATTAAAAACTCCAACAGTTGACTAGATCAACAATAACAAGGACAATGACATTgacaaattaataatttttgtgactagttacaaaatcaaaGTTATAgttcaatttatttaaaatgatCGTTTTAATAAATAAGTTGTAATACTTTACAAATTTTAGCTTATGATCGTTTCAATTTGTTTTAatgattgttttaattttttttatttttcaatttaaaaataatttttttatatatatattttttacagaattttataaaaattctgATAGTAACTAAGGAAGCAATTTAAATCTCAATCAATATTCGTATACCAACCAACATAGAAATTACCGGATAAACTACGGGAGTAACTAaattgtaaatttgaaaaaaaaataaaaagtagtaTATGTAgtaattcttcttcttcttattattattattgtatttttgtttttttttttctttaatacataaaataaattaaatgaataaaatattaaaaaatataatatttaaattacctagaaaaaaaatagaataacttGTGAATAAATTAATCTTATGTAAAGATTTGAAGTAAAGAAGCTTATAGGATTGCTCCATATTTATTTAGTGCATGCCAtactagtattttttttataaataatactttgatattaaatatatatgattCAATATTTAATTGTACGAATGAATACGATACGACACTTCATGAATTAAGATCTCTAGTTAAAAATTGGTATTCCATACTGTGTTAAATCTATTAAAGTTTAACACAtcaactaatttaatttttattaaatatgttaactaattttgttgattttattagaggtttaattttattataaataaaaaagtaattaaCATGTCAAATTTTGATTGATTTAAGAGAGACATTGCTTTTTAACAAAAATCTTGATTCACACTTCATATGGTATTAAGACACTACTAGATCGTTAGGGCTTTAATAAAGCTAAAGTGGCCTCATcgtaattaattttctttttatatagaTTTAATCACATAAAATACAaccattatatatttattttttaaaaaagaatacaatatatatagggtatacataaacaattacgttttttttttgataaatttaatCACACCATACGTCACTTGGCTTGGCCCTCCCACTTGACAAGCTCTTTAAACAACCCTATTTTTCTTTAGAGTTGCCCTCATCAATTCTCCTTCTCGATGTGGAACATTGACGTATGATAGGAAATTAACAAACTTAAGTTTATCTctctattgtttttttttttaaaaaaaaaataataagtctATCTCTCTATCTACCCTACCAAATccagtatatatatttttaattattttcttgaaCAATGAACCGTATAGCctttgaataataattaatatatatttattaggaAGAGTGCTACTGTCAACCTCCTGTTACAATTTGTTAGTCAACTTTTACGTCTGAAAATATATGTcagaatatttattttcaatttttttttttcacgacGGTGTTTGTTATGCTTACAACATCATtcatgtaaatttttgaaattttttgaatagtttacagtagTACTGAGAatacgtttgaagttttttgaacacGAGTGGTAAACTGAAATATCATGAACTACTCTGTTTTAGGTACTAtaaactattcagaatttttcaaaaatttacagggatgatACTATAACTATAACAAATATCGCTTAAAAATATTTCGACATTGTCATTTCAAACGTAGAGATTGACTAAAAGGTTGTactaaaaaattgtaattaacactcctcattttttataaaaataaaacataacataCCTGGaacataatttttataaaaactaaataacattaaaattagGTAACatgatatttattaaatttaaaaaatgtgggttctcttaattaataattttttctaaaaaaaagtattaagtTTCTTGTCAGCGAAAATAATTTtcctataataataaaattcattaatataatattatattcaaagtaaaatacattaaatacaattaaaattaaCTAATATATAAGAATTTAAGAGTattttagttatattaaaaacaaaagttgGACTTATATGTTAAAAGAAAAATTGGACTtccttccaaaaaaaaaaataaaaaaaataataatatatatttagacTAAAATGAGCTCTACcgataaaacaaaaaatttaaaataatgtataaagGTAGGacgaaaataatatataaaccaTTTATTTGTCGATATAATAATAACTTGAAACCATGAAACGACACAATTGTTTAAGACTATTCTATATATGACTCGCCGTACGTGCATGACTAAAACATCACGCTTAGAAAACTTATATAAATATGTTGCGAAAAATTATATTGATATCGAAACACACGTACGCAAATAAGCATAGATcttgtttaatattttattgtttaaatacTATATAACTATCGGGGATATAATTCGCTTATTGATGCTTCATTGATTGAAACTGGAAACCCAACGCTTCTTGAATCATCAAACTTTAGTCCCATCGATGGCATATCTGCATCTGTTCTATTGTAGAATGCAGGTTGTTTCGGTACAGCCAGAGTAATTGAGTAACTATTAAACATAAGAACTAttgtcttcattgttggtctgtCTTCTGGATCTTCTTGAACACATAGTAGCCCTATGTTGATGCATCTCACAACTTCGTTTTCTGAGTATGATTGTGCCACTGTTGGATCCAATAATTTTAAGGGATTTCCCTCCTTCCAAAGTTTCCAAGCCtgtaattataataatgcaACTCAATTCATCAAtaactcatcatcatcatcatcatcacataTAATGGATATCTTATTTTCCTTATACATTttagaatcaaaataaaattgtaaatctTTTGATCAAATTACTCACATAGCTCAGGAGGTCCTCAGCATAATCCGATTCATAAAAGCTACTGTTCTTTTTGCCACTGATAATCTCAAGAACCAAGACCCCAAAACTATACACGTCAGATTTGAGGGAGAATTGTCCGTGCATTGCATACTCTGGAGACATATAACCACTGCAAAAATGATATGACACAATAAAACAATTTACTCAATGAATAAGTTAAAGATAATGTTGTTATAACAATATAGCTATATGTCTTGTATTTCTATAAGAGAGCACTAAGTCGAAGAACTTACTATGTCCCAACAATTCTATTTGTATTTCCTCGAGTTTGATCAACATCAAACATTCTTGCCATTCCAAAGTCAGAAATCTTTGAGTTCATCTCAGCATCTAACAAAATATTACTAGCTTTAAGATCGCGATGTATAATTCTAAGCTGAGAATCTTCGTGGAGATATAGAATGCCTCGAGCAATCCCTCCTATAATCTTGTAACGTAATTGCCATGTTAATTCTCCTTGTCTATCAGTGTCTGCACTCAAACAAATGCTCAGAATCAGCACCTAGCAGCTAGACAAGTAACattgtaaataaattattcataatAAGACAGGACGTACCAAATAGGAAATAGTCAAGGCTTTTGTTGGgaacaaattcatacacaagcaAAGTTTCTTTTCCTTCCAAGCAAAATCCCAACAATCTCACAAGGTTTCTGTGCTGAAGCTTAGCTAATACTACAACTTCATTCTTAAATTCTTCTGTACCTTGTCCAGAACCTTTTGATAGCCTCTTCACGGCTATTTCTTGTCCATTAGGAAGTTTACCCTAagaataattaaattagttgATTTGATTAttagctacttaattaaaatgTTACAACAGCGCATATAACAGATAGTTAAAATATACAATACCTTGTAAACCTCACCAAATCCCCCTTCACCTAACTTAGCTGAGAATTTGTTAGTGGCTGCTTCAATAGTAGCCAAGTCAAATTGCAAGGATTCAGGGGTAGTAATATCATCACCATCTTTAGCTACACAACcaatcaaatgaaaaaaaaaaaaatactaattaaatgacagaattcaaaaaaaaaatatatattttccttGCTTAGCTATAAGTAAAAGCAAATGTAGAAAATATATTAAGATAATTTTAGATCTATTCTTTACCTAGAGTGTACTTCTTTTTTGCTCTCTTGGTTATGAAACAGAATCCCAATATGAATAGTAGCATAGCGACAACAATTGGTACGACAATGGCAACAATTGTTCTGGCTGAGATATTGCTTTTCCCTGGTAAATTACGAATATTTAATGAGCACTTATATATAAAGTTCATAATCTTTGCAAGAACAGAGAATTCGTTTAAAACAGGGGATAAAACAAACAGAACAAGACTAGAAGTAATCTAaccaaaaaagaataaaaattagatacaaatttataaataataataattattttcatgaCCTATATAACACTTAGGTCATGTTTGATTTATGTTTCGTTCCCGTTTCATTACTTATCCTAGCTTTGATTCTTATTCATaaataatttgttaatttttgtcTACATCAAGCCAAATATCATATATTATAACATAGGAAAGATACAAACAAGCCAGCAATTAAGGATAATAACGTTATCTTGCTACTAGCCATATGCATGCCTGATCTTCGGACAATAAGACAAATAAAGACTTAACAAAaaggttgaaaaaaaaaaattggaacaTAAAACCTCTCATAAGTAGTCACATATTTATTTGTAAGGAAAGTAAGTAGTCAGTAGTCACATATTATTACTTTGAGTTAGACCCAAATTTAATAGAAgaactttttaattaatttttgtcttTAAAAGAAGCTTGTTATAAAAATTCAAGAAGAAAAATAAGCTTATTAAAATTAACCAAAGCCTTTTCATAGATGGcttttgaaaaaaagaaaaaaccattTCATAGAAGGTtgagattttctttttatttattaattttttttttcagcaatAGATGGTTTAAAGAGTTAAGACTTTCTTTAtgctaattaagaagttaaatCATTATATCATtgcttatatttttattttcaatactATTTGATCGTGAAATTagtattattttaaatgaaagaAATGGCTGTCGAGTGAAattcaatttaaattaagtttcaaaTGTTAATCCTAGAATCCTATTATTCACACTATTAACGAAAATCTCTGATCTAACAAACATGATAATTAGGCAACTTTCACGCTGAACAAGTATTCAATCAGCCATTTTCAAAGATAAATCAGACCAGTAATtctgataaaataaaaataccttTTGTGCTCGATGTGAAACCTGGAGGTGGTGGCGGCTGTGGAGAGGCAGCCGGTGGCGGAGTTGATGCATTTTGATTGTAAAAGGGATAAACTTCGTACCTAACATTACAGCTAGGAAACAGAACTCTTCCCCCAAGCTTTCCAGAACAGCATATGGGAAGCCTTCCGATGGCATCGGTGAGACATGTGCTGCAACCAGAGGCGTTCAGGT is a window from the Cannabis sativa cultivar Pink pepper isolate KNU-18-1 chromosome 1, ASM2916894v1, whole genome shotgun sequence genome containing:
- the LOC115704571 gene encoding cysteine-rich receptor-like protein kinase 25 isoform X2, whose translation is MKIFCPKFFYVILAHALCSSSLIHIGESTTTFRAHACSNSSTGSTLTQNSTYLNNLNLLFSYLTTNATNDGDFYQTTVARDTPDASTGYFQCRLDINATVCQECVRNASTEALKRCPLEKGAIIWFDECWIRYQDGSSVSPGLVPALPLSNVQNVTEAERFNQLLGDVLNKVADQAVSSESAKKYATEEENFTSSQTLYSLAQCSSDAPTSFCNTCLLSAIGFIPGCCGGRRGGAVYLPSCIIRFELYPFYNSISVTPIPPPAKEKEKGSTITIIVIVLPISVAIVAFLIGFFYLRNRKVTKIKKYLSVRQDSVREEISGGDTFQFSLEEIRTATNNFLDENKIGRGGFGAVYKGTLPNGHEIAVKRLTGNMGKGADEQFKNEALLMTKLQHRNLARLIGFCLEGQEKILVYEYVPNKSLDFFLFDQEKKNMLDWTTRYKIITGVARGILYLHEDSRLKIIHRDLKASNVLLDDHMNPKISDFGLAKVFVVDQTHGSTNRIVGTYGYMSPEYAMHGKFSFKSDVFSFGVLVLEILSGKRNNFSDESSGSGDLLSYAWELWKEGTFLELLDPTLRNSYSKNEVIRCIHMGLLCVQENPVHRPTMATIVLMLNSYSAILPPPQQPAVLSHRNRTQSSTTTTSGEQQFYESMASSTQGSTNDRSMITEIYPR
- the LOC115704571 gene encoding cysteine-rich receptor-like protein kinase 25 isoform X1; this translates as MKIFCPKFFYVILAHALCSSSLIHIGESTTTFRAHACSNSSTGSTLTQNSTYLNNLNLLFSYLTTNATNDGDFYQTTVARDTPDASTGYFQCRLDINATVCQECVRNASTEALKRCPLEKGAIIWFDECWIRYQDGSSVSPGLVPALPLSNVQNVTEAERFNQLLGDVLNKVADQAVSSESAKKYATEEENFTSSQTLYSLAQCSSDAPTSFCNTCLLSAIGFIPGCCGGRRGGAVYLPSCIIRFELYPFYNSISVTPIPPPAAKEKEKGSTITIIVIVLPISVAIVAFLIGFFYLRNRKVTKIKKYLSVRQDSVREEISGGDTFQFSLEEIRTATNNFLDENKIGRGGFGAVYKGTLPNGHEIAVKRLTGNMGKGADEQFKNEALLMTKLQHRNLARLIGFCLEGQEKILVYEYVPNKSLDFFLFDQEKKNMLDWTTRYKIITGVARGILYLHEDSRLKIIHRDLKASNVLLDDHMNPKISDFGLAKVFVVDQTHGSTNRIVGTYGYMSPEYAMHGKFSFKSDVFSFGVLVLEILSGKRNNFSDESSGSGDLLSYAWELWKEGTFLELLDPTLRNSYSKNEVIRCIHMGLLCVQENPVHRPTMATIVLMLNSYSAILPPPQQPAVLSHRNRTQSSTTTTSGEQQFYESMASSTQGSTNDRSMITEIYPR
- the LOC115704571 gene encoding cysteine-rich receptor-like protein kinase 44 isoform X3, yielding MKIFCPKFFYVILAHALCSSSLIHIGESTTTFRAHACSNSSTGSTLTQNSTYLNNLNLLFSYLTTNATNDGDFYQTTVARDTPDASTGYFQCRLDINATVCQECVRNASTEALKRCPLEKGAIIWFDECWIRYQDGSSVSPGLVPALPLSNVQNVTEAERFNQLLGDVLNKVADQAVSSESAKKYATEEENFTSSQTLYSLAQCSSDAPTSFCNTCLLSAIGFIPGCCGGRRGGAVYLPSCIIRFELYPFYNSISVTPIPPPVREEISGGDTFQFSLEEIRTATNNFLDENKIGRGGFGAVYKGTLPNGHEIAVKRLTGNMGKGADEQFKNEALLMTKLQHRNLARLIGFCLEGQEKILVYEYVPNKSLDFFLFDQEKKNMLDWTTRYKIITGVARGILYLHEDSRLKIIHRDLKASNVLLDDHMNPKISDFGLAKVFVVDQTHGSTNRIVGTYGYMSPEYAMHGKFSFKSDVFSFGVLVLEILSGKRNNFSDESSGSGDLLSYAWELWKEGTFLELLDPTLRNSYSKNEVIRCIHMGLLCVQENPVHRPTMATIVLMLNSYSAILPPPQQPAVLSHRNRTQSSTTTTSGEQQFYESMASSTQGSTNDRSMITEIYPR
- the LOC115707464 gene encoding cysteine-rich receptor-like protein kinase 10, with the protein product MLVSTKFPNTLLLLSSLLIISIGLSVGAIVPTYLYHNCTNATTYTPNSIYQINLRNLLSSLSSNASSESHNTSAGESSSSPVYGSFLCRGDVNTTACRDCVTFAVKDVVKRCPVQKETMIWYDECQLRYSNHSFFGTVYERPRVSLLNTANITDQNRFNRLVNETTKAAAAEAAKGLPGDKKFATKDENFNGFQRLYTLVQCTPDLNASGCSTCLTDAIGRLPICCSGKLGGRVLFPSCNVRYEVYPFYNQNASTPPPAASPQPPPPPGFTSSTKGKSNISARTIVAIVVPIVVAMLLFILGFCFITKRAKKKYTLAKDGDDITTPESLQFDLATIEAATNKFSAKLGEGGFGEVYKGKLPNGQEIAVKRLSKGSGQGTEEFKNEVVVLAKLQHRNLVRLLGFCLEGKETLLVYEFVPNKSLDYFLFDTDRQGELTWQLRYKIIGGIARGILYLHEDSQLRIIHRDLKASNILLDAEMNSKISDFGMARMFDVDQTRGNTNRIVGTYGYMSPEYAMHGQFSLKSDVYSFGVLVLEIISGKKNSSFYESDYAEDLLSYAWKLWKEGNPLKLLDPTVAQSYSENEVVRCINIGLLCVQEDPEDRPTMKTIVLMFNSYSITLAVPKQPAFYNRTDADMPSMGLKFDDSRSVGFPVSINEASISELYPR